One genomic segment of Rubeoparvulum massiliense includes these proteins:
- the lexA gene encoding transcriptional repressor LexA yields MKQLSKRQQAIFDFIKDEVRQKGYPPSVREIGEAVGLASSSTVHGHLARLEKKGLIRRDPTKPRAIEILEQDISNQVIPFQHGMVSVPIVGKVTAGQPITAVENIEEFFPLPENMVNADNVFMLVVQGESMIEAGIYDGDYVIVRQQHVADNGDIVVAMTEDDEATVKRFFKEASYIRLEPENSTMEPIILPNVTILGKVIGVFRRFD; encoded by the coding sequence ATGAAACAACTTTCCAAGCGTCAGCAAGCCATATTTGACTTTATCAAGGACGAAGTTCGGCAGAAGGGTTATCCTCCTTCCGTTCGAGAGATTGGTGAAGCTGTAGGGCTCGCTTCATCCTCTACAGTACATGGCCATCTCGCACGCTTAGAGAAGAAGGGCTTGATCCGTCGTGACCCCACGAAGCCTCGTGCCATTGAGATTTTAGAACAGGATATAAGCAATCAAGTGATTCCTTTTCAGCATGGAATGGTTTCGGTGCCCATCGTTGGTAAAGTAACTGCAGGTCAACCTATTACGGCAGTAGAGAATATTGAAGAGTTCTTTCCCTTACCAGAAAATATGGTGAACGCTGATAATGTGTTTATGCTTGTGGTACAAGGAGAGTCTATGATCGAGGCAGGTATCTATGATGGGGATTATGTCATTGTTCGTCAACAGCATGTTGCTGATAATGGCGATATTGTCGTTGCCATGACAGAAGATGATGAAGCAACGGTTAAACGCTTCTTTAAAGAAGCCTCTTACATACGTCTAGAGCCTGAAAACTCCACAATGGAACCGATCATTTTGCCTAATGTTACGATTTTGGGTAAAGTCATTGGGGTATTTCGTCGCTTTGATTAA
- a CDS encoding ATP-binding protein yields the protein MKLWRSVVGKLWATIIGLVAIVLLILSLLLVQFFDSYFTEKQSNDLSRMAQRITALLEMNDHEEVTYQVAMDIVQAFDMSLLVISPDGEVEFESHPLNLEHGINSKQILQHPQLHSVFAGKTFVSREPFLRQGAIKETDGTYNSKDFIDMLVVGYPYYSHDGVKALFMMQSLTELQETERNTTRLIIYAATFGIIMTTIFALYLSSRVTKPLIQMGNAANQLAEGKWPQKEIPILTTDEIGRLAKAFNRMSRQLDDSIQALQHEKEQVYSIIDSMVDGVVTINRHGEVVLINKPAMRELELWSLQKNGTTHLEQITYLDLPEPLQDLFNEVLQKEEQLTSDIQLRGRDWSIVFSPLYDQSQVRGVVAVMRDLTEERKLDKLRNDFVANVSHELRTPISMLQGYSEAILDHVASSPEEQREIMQIIYDESLRMGRLVNELLDLARMQSGHLQLHQEMVRLDLLSQRALKKFTGMAKSKEIQLEEDIDPNVHDQEYKLDPDRMEQVLTNLIDNALRHTNPGGTVTLTVKEVDEELLLIVKDTGQGIPLEDLPFVFERFYKADKARTRGKKGGTGLGLAIVKHIVEGHRGQITVYSQENEGTSFIIRLPIAKEDKVDKEA from the coding sequence GTGAAGTTGTGGCGTAGCGTCGTTGGTAAGCTGTGGGCAACTATTATTGGACTGGTAGCCATCGTTCTTTTGATCCTAAGTCTTTTATTGGTTCAATTCTTTGACTCTTATTTTACTGAGAAGCAGTCCAATGACCTTTCTCGTATGGCACAGCGGATTACAGCATTACTTGAAATGAATGATCACGAGGAAGTCACCTATCAGGTGGCCATGGATATTGTCCAGGCTTTTGACATGTCTCTTTTAGTGATTAGCCCTGATGGGGAAGTGGAATTTGAATCCCATCCGTTGAACTTAGAGCATGGGATTAATTCAAAGCAAATTTTGCAACATCCACAGTTACATTCTGTCTTTGCAGGTAAAACCTTCGTCAGCCGTGAACCGTTTTTACGGCAAGGAGCCATCAAGGAGACAGATGGGACTTATAATAGTAAAGATTTTATCGATATGCTTGTGGTTGGCTATCCCTACTATTCCCACGATGGCGTAAAGGCTTTGTTTATGATGCAATCCTTAACGGAATTACAGGAGACAGAGAGGAATACCACAAGACTTATTATCTACGCAGCAACCTTCGGTATTATAATGACAACGATTTTTGCACTCTATTTATCATCAAGGGTGACGAAGCCATTGATTCAAATGGGGAATGCCGCCAACCAATTAGCGGAAGGAAAATGGCCTCAGAAAGAGATTCCCATCCTTACTACAGATGAAATTGGTCGGTTGGCCAAGGCATTCAACCGTATGTCTCGACAATTGGATGACTCTATTCAAGCACTGCAGCATGAAAAGGAGCAAGTATACAGCATCATCGACAGTATGGTGGATGGTGTGGTGACCATTAACCGCCATGGTGAGGTGGTTCTTATCAATAAGCCTGCCATGCGTGAACTAGAGCTATGGAGCCTCCAGAAAAACGGTACGACCCATCTGGAACAGATCACCTATCTTGATTTACCAGAACCCTTACAGGATCTATTCAATGAAGTGCTCCAAAAAGAAGAGCAGCTCACTTCAGATATTCAGTTACGTGGTCGTGATTGGTCCATTGTTTTCTCTCCACTCTATGATCAATCGCAGGTACGTGGTGTGGTTGCGGTAATGCGTGACCTTACCGAGGAGAGAAAATTAGATAAGTTAAGGAACGATTTTGTCGCAAATGTTTCCCATGAATTACGTACACCCATCTCCATGCTTCAAGGATATAGCGAAGCGATTTTAGACCATGTGGCTTCCTCACCTGAAGAGCAACGTGAGATCATGCAAATCATTTACGATGAAAGCTTACGGATGGGCCGTCTCGTTAATGAACTACTTGACCTAGCTCGAATGCAATCAGGTCACCTCCAATTACATCAAGAGATGGTTCGTTTAGATCTTTTATCACAACGTGCATTAAAGAAATTTACTGGGATGGCCAAAAGCAAAGAGATCCAATTGGAAGAGGATATCGATCCCAATGTACATGATCAGGAGTATAAATTGGATCCTGATCGGATGGAACAGGTATTGACCAACCTAATTGATAATGCTCTCCGTCATACCAATCCTGGAGGAACTGTTACACTTACCGTAAAAGAGGTCGATGAGGAGCTTCTTCTCATTGTGAAGGATACAGGTCAAGGGATCCCTCTTGAGGATCTACCCTTTGTCTTTGAACGGTTCTATAAGGCAGATAAGGCAAGAACACGTGGTAAGAAGGGCGGAACTGGCCTCGGGCTGGCCATCGTTAAACATATCGTTGAAGGTCACCGTGGTCAGATCACAGTGTATAGTCAGGAGAATGAAGGCACCTCCTTCATTATTCGTCTCCCAATTGCTAAAGAAGATAAAGTTGATAAAGAAGCATAG
- a CDS encoding response regulator transcription factor, translating to MSNVQNEEAKILVVDDEERIRRLLRMYLERENYAIDEAEDGESALQMALDNDYDLILLDLMLPGMDGIEVCEALRLKKSTPIIMLTARGEEANRVQGFEVGTDDYVIKPFSPREVVYRVKALLRRSSATAFLNTEMSTKSEIVFSQLTINHDAHQVLVNDVEINLTPKEYDLLYYLAQSPDKVFTREQLLKDVWHYEFFGDLRTVDTHIKRLREKLNRHSPEAANMIKTIWGIGYKLEVPK from the coding sequence ATGTCCAATGTGCAAAACGAAGAAGCGAAGATCTTAGTAGTAGATGATGAAGAGCGTATTCGGCGGTTACTTCGTATGTATTTAGAACGAGAAAACTATGCCATCGATGAAGCAGAGGATGGAGAGAGCGCCCTACAGATGGCGTTGGATAACGACTATGATCTTATTCTGCTTGATTTGATGTTGCCAGGCATGGATGGCATTGAGGTGTGTGAAGCATTACGGTTAAAAAAATCAACACCGATCATCATGCTCACAGCTAGAGGTGAAGAGGCTAATCGTGTGCAAGGCTTTGAGGTGGGTACAGATGACTATGTTATCAAGCCATTCAGTCCGCGTGAAGTAGTCTATCGTGTGAAGGCACTCCTACGCCGTTCTTCAGCTACGGCCTTCTTAAATACAGAGATGAGTACGAAGTCGGAAATCGTCTTTTCACAGCTAACGATCAATCATGATGCCCATCAAGTACTGGTCAACGATGTAGAGATTAACCTTACTCCAAAAGAGTATGACTTACTCTATTATTTAGCCCAATCACCAGATAAGGTCTTTACTCGGGAGCAATTATTGAAGGATGTATGGCACTACGAGTTTTTTGGTGATCTACGTACAGTGGATACGCATATTAAGCGGCTACGGGAAAAACTAAACCGTCATTCCCCAGAGGCAGCCAATATGATCAAGACCATTTGGGGAATTGGGTATAAACTCGAGGTGCCGAAATAA
- the ccsB gene encoding c-type cytochrome biogenesis protein CcsB, which yields MNETLIRLSDNALFTSFLLYMLAMFSFLLSVTARKKQEERVEQRAKWAKIGFVITVIAVASHLLYIIVRTIAGGHFPVSNMFEFMTFLSFSIALGFIIIFVIYRKAFTGAFALPLVIIIQAYASMFPSEIPVLIPALQSYWLPIHVSTAALGQGLFAVGCAAGIWYLISQVPQDKPTRSNRTLEGVLLIVFMLVGYIITGLYFNATGYEANFQLENGATMTYNKPALAGPYDGVLVTEGAMQPWFNIPTWMQGVKAAVKFNTIVWSFLSGIILYLLLRLIARKRLGAVMRQWMLKTDADLVDEISYRAIAIGFPVYTLGALLFAMIWAHEAWGRFWGWDPKEVWALITWLFYSVYLHLRLSRGWQGEKSAWLAVLGFIIVMITLVFVNLVIVGLHSYA from the coding sequence ATGAATGAGACTTTAATCCGCCTTAGCGATAATGCCCTCTTTACCTCATTTCTCCTCTACATGCTTGCCATGTTTAGCTTTCTGTTAAGTGTGACAGCTAGAAAAAAACAAGAGGAAAGAGTAGAGCAACGAGCCAAATGGGCTAAGATAGGCTTTGTGATCACAGTGATCGCTGTGGCTTCTCATTTACTTTATATTATTGTTCGTACCATTGCAGGTGGTCACTTCCCAGTTAGTAATATGTTTGAGTTTATGACGTTTTTATCATTTAGTATCGCTCTTGGGTTCATCATTATCTTTGTCATTTATCGTAAAGCTTTTACAGGAGCCTTTGCTCTTCCTTTGGTGATCATTATTCAAGCCTATGCATCCATGTTCCCATCAGAGATTCCTGTTCTCATACCAGCGCTACAAAGCTATTGGTTACCCATCCATGTAAGCACGGCCGCATTAGGACAAGGGCTATTTGCTGTAGGATGCGCAGCAGGAATCTGGTATTTGATTAGTCAAGTTCCGCAGGATAAGCCCACACGCTCTAATCGTACCTTAGAAGGGGTTCTACTCATTGTATTCATGCTGGTTGGTTATATTATTACAGGTCTCTATTTTAATGCCACAGGCTATGAGGCTAATTTTCAACTGGAGAACGGGGCAACGATGACTTATAACAAACCTGCCCTTGCTGGCCCCTATGATGGTGTTCTGGTCACGGAAGGAGCGATGCAACCTTGGTTCAATATTCCTACATGGATGCAAGGGGTCAAAGCAGCTGTGAAATTTAATACCATTGTTTGGTCATTTCTCAGCGGGATTATTCTCTATCTTCTTCTCCGGCTCATTGCGCGGAAACGCTTAGGAGCAGTCATGCGACAATGGATGCTTAAGACCGATGCAGATCTGGTCGATGAGATTAGCTATCGCGCCATCGCCATTGGATTCCCTGTCTATACATTGGGTGCCCTCCTCTTTGCCATGATTTGGGCCCATGAAGCATGGGGCCGTTTTTGGGGCTGGGATCCTAAGGAGGTTTGGGCCTTAATTACCTGGCTTTTCTATAGTGTTTACTTACATCTACGCCTCTCTCGGGGCTGGCAAGGCGAGAAATCTGCTTGGCTCGCAGTGCTTGGCTTTATTATCGTCATGATCACCTTAGTCTTTGTAAATCTTGTAATCGTAGGTTTGCATTCCTATGCATAA
- a CDS encoding cytochrome c biogenesis protein ResB, whose translation MNHESSSEKCECGHFNPPGTILCEACGKPLVAEQENDQFSMDLLRKEMRYEGRARRSQVHKRTVVDHIWNFFSSVKIAVYLIIIALVASIIGTILPQEQYLKPGQVAETFYGETYGVIGDIYYFLGFHDLYDSWWYVAILLMIGISLIICSLDRMIPLYKALNKQRPRRHVLFLQRQRIAASSPVTTEEGLELLTAAKEQLRKKGYRIREDEGALLAEKNRFSRWGPYVNHVGLIIFLVGVLLGVIPGFYLDEGMWLRKGEVKAIPGTDYYLQNNQFSLEFYQPDELPEELPNVNPSTIAKAYQTDATLYYAPIPGDMKALQPVMEEPIEVNHPLKYEDLIIYQSSYQQYIEAYNLEILDGETEQSIGQFSLSLYNPQEVIKVNDQVSLKLLKYFPDYVISDGIPKTVSPYPNNPLFILQLTTPDRPEGEVIMVTNEPGPFISLIDTPRYAITQHKPDVEWMTGLKIRIDKRIPFVVVGATLVMVGLIMGFYWQHRRIWLQLQDGQIYLAGFTNKNWFGFRREVEDLLTKAKLPFDPLNIERGGKQE comes from the coding sequence TTGAATCATGAAAGCTCATCCGAGAAATGCGAATGCGGCCACTTTAATCCACCGGGTACTATTCTTTGTGAAGCTTGTGGTAAGCCACTCGTAGCGGAACAGGAGAATGATCAATTCTCCATGGATCTCTTACGTAAGGAGATGCGTTACGAGGGGCGAGCACGTAGGTCTCAGGTACATAAAAGAACTGTGGTAGATCACATTTGGAATTTTTTCTCCTCGGTGAAGATTGCCGTCTATCTCATTATTATCGCACTAGTAGCTTCCATTATTGGAACGATTTTGCCACAGGAGCAGTATCTCAAGCCAGGGCAAGTGGCAGAGACCTTCTATGGTGAAACCTATGGCGTCATCGGTGATATTTACTATTTCTTAGGATTCCATGACTTATATGACTCTTGGTGGTATGTAGCCATTCTTCTGATGATTGGTATCTCATTGATTATTTGTAGTCTGGATCGGATGATTCCGCTCTATAAGGCTTTGAATAAGCAGCGACCACGGCGCCATGTGCTTTTTCTTCAGCGTCAAAGAATTGCAGCATCCTCACCTGTTACTACAGAAGAAGGGTTAGAACTCCTTACGGCTGCGAAGGAGCAATTACGAAAAAAAGGGTATCGGATTCGCGAAGATGAGGGTGCCTTACTCGCAGAGAAGAATCGTTTTAGTCGATGGGGTCCTTATGTGAATCATGTGGGTCTGATCATCTTTTTGGTTGGTGTATTGCTCGGTGTCATTCCTGGCTTCTATTTAGATGAAGGAATGTGGTTACGCAAAGGGGAGGTCAAAGCGATTCCAGGTACCGATTACTATCTTCAGAACAATCAATTTTCCTTGGAATTCTATCAACCTGATGAACTTCCAGAAGAACTACCTAATGTGAATCCGAGTACCATTGCAAAGGCCTATCAGACCGATGCTACGCTCTATTATGCACCGATTCCTGGGGATATGAAGGCGCTACAGCCCGTCATGGAGGAACCTATTGAGGTGAATCACCCGTTAAAATATGAGGATCTCATCATCTATCAAAGTAGCTATCAGCAATATATCGAGGCATATAACCTGGAAATTCTTGATGGTGAAACAGAGCAATCCATCGGCCAGTTTTCACTCTCCTTGTACAATCCACAAGAGGTCATTAAGGTGAATGACCAGGTATCGCTTAAACTACTAAAATATTTTCCTGACTATGTGATTTCCGATGGGATTCCAAAGACGGTGTCCCCATATCCCAATAATCCGCTCTTCATCCTCCAGTTGACCACACCTGACCGACCTGAGGGTGAAGTGATCATGGTAACGAATGAACCCGGTCCTTTTATCAGTTTGATCGATACGCCACGATATGCTATCACTCAGCATAAGCCGGATGTGGAATGGATGACAGGGTTAAAGATTAGAATTGATAAGCGGATTCCCTTCGTAGTGGTTGGTGCTACCCTCGTTATGGTAGGGCTTATTATGGGCTTTTACTGGCAGCATCGGCGGATTTGGTTACAGCTACAGGATGGCCAAATCTATTTAGCAGGTTTCACCAATAAAAATTGGTTTGGTTTCCGTCGGGAAGTAGAGGATCTACTTACGAAAGCGAAGCTACCATTTGATCCATTAAACATTGAACGAGGAGGTAAGCAAGAATGA
- the resA gene encoding thiol-disulfide oxidoreductase ResA yields MVNKTARALILILLTIAIGFTFYQFYFAKEKGVALGEPAPAFTLMTIDGEAVSIEDLQGKGVLLNFWGWWCEPCELEMPYLNEAYQQMKDEDIVIVGVHIGGTPFEIKQFLTQVPVQFPILHDEHRAVTQLYEIGPIPTSFLIDSDGIVIDKLVTVYTSVDDVMRDLERIKP; encoded by the coding sequence ATGGTTAATAAAACTGCAAGAGCGCTGATACTCATTTTACTGACCATCGCCATTGGATTTACCTTCTATCAATTTTATTTTGCCAAAGAAAAAGGAGTGGCATTAGGGGAGCCTGCTCCTGCTTTTACCTTGATGACCATTGATGGGGAAGCGGTCTCCATTGAAGATTTACAAGGTAAGGGGGTACTTCTCAATTTTTGGGGCTGGTGGTGCGAGCCCTGCGAATTAGAGATGCCCTATCTTAATGAAGCATACCAACAGATGAAGGATGAAGATATCGTCATCGTCGGTGTTCATATTGGGGGTACGCCGTTTGAAATCAAACAGTTTCTCACACAGGTACCTGTGCAGTTTCCCATCCTCCATGATGAGCACCGTGCGGTGACACAATTATACGAAATCGGTCCCATTCCTACCTCTTTTTTAATAGATTCAGATGGAATCGTCATTGACAAATTGGTCACGGTTTATACCAGTGTTGATGATGTAATGCGAGATTTAGAAAGGATTAAGCCGTAA
- a CDS encoding pseudouridine synthase has product MERLQKVIAHAGIASRRKAEEMIRQGRVKLNGKIVLEMGELVDPDRDEIMVDGKAITQERLVTFLFNKPSGVVTTMDDPQGRPCVSQFFQQVPQRVYPIGRLDFETEGLLLVSNDGDLAYRVMHPRFELDKVYHALVKGIPSEGKLEHLRRGILLEDGMTAPAQAELLHVDKVKSEALLSLTIHEGRNRQVRRMCKAIGHPVLQLTRVKLGFLSLEGVEKGAYRQLTPAEISQLKNLLEARS; this is encoded by the coding sequence ATGGAACGATTACAAAAAGTGATAGCCCATGCTGGCATTGCATCAAGAAGAAAAGCAGAAGAGATGATCCGGCAGGGTCGCGTGAAACTGAATGGAAAAATCGTACTAGAAATGGGTGAACTAGTGGATCCAGACCGTGATGAGATCATGGTGGATGGCAAAGCTATTACGCAGGAAAGACTAGTCACCTTTCTTTTTAATAAACCAAGCGGTGTCGTAACAACCATGGATGATCCTCAGGGGCGCCCATGTGTCTCTCAATTTTTTCAGCAGGTACCTCAGCGTGTCTATCCCATTGGACGGCTGGATTTCGAGACGGAGGGCCTATTGCTTGTTAGTAACGATGGGGATCTGGCCTATCGGGTGATGCATCCTCGTTTTGAATTGGACAAGGTCTATCATGCATTGGTTAAGGGAATACCCTCAGAAGGGAAGCTAGAGCATCTTCGTCGTGGCATCCTGTTAGAAGATGGAATGACAGCACCAGCGCAAGCAGAACTACTCCATGTGGACAAGGTAAAGAGTGAAGCTCTATTATCGTTAACCATTCATGAAGGACGAAATCGTCAGGTGCGCCGGATGTGTAAGGCTATCGGTCATCCAGTGCTCCAGCTAACCCGTGTGAAACTAGGCTTTCTTAGCTTAGAGGGTGTGGAAAAAGGAGCCTATCGTCAGCTCACTCCAGCGGAGATTTCACAGTTAAAAAATCTCTTGGAAGCGCGTTCATAA
- a CDS encoding spore maturation protein — translation MNQVMNLLSQWSIPLLLSTILLLGYWKKVPLFSTFIEGAGEGFRMAVQIMPPLVGMLVAIQIFRASGAMDLILMPFVPLLQFFQVPPDVLPLAILRPLSGSGSLAMMTDLIAQHGPDSLIGRMASVIQGSTDTTLYILTVYFGAVGVRHVRYALQVGLIADLAGFLAAITITMLMFG, via the coding sequence ATGAATCAGGTAATGAACCTCCTTTCTCAGTGGTCCATTCCCCTTCTACTCTCTACCATTCTCCTTCTTGGCTATTGGAAGAAGGTTCCGCTCTTTTCCACATTTATTGAGGGAGCAGGGGAAGGCTTTCGCATGGCGGTGCAGATCATGCCTCCTTTAGTAGGGATGCTGGTTGCCATTCAGATCTTTCGGGCATCTGGGGCAATGGATTTGATTTTAATGCCATTCGTTCCACTCCTTCAGTTTTTTCAGGTTCCTCCCGATGTCTTGCCACTGGCCATCCTTCGACCTCTCTCTGGCTCTGGGTCATTAGCGATGATGACTGATTTGATCGCCCAACATGGTCCAGATTCACTGATCGGCCGTATGGCTTCCGTCATTCAAGGTAGTACAGATACGACGTTATACATCCTAACGGTCTATTTTGGTGCGGTGGGCGTTCGTCATGTTCGCTATGCCCTTCAGGTTGGCTTAATCGCCGATCTTGCAGGTTTCCTCGCTGCGATAACCATCACCATGCTGATGTTTGGATAG
- a CDS encoding nucleoside recognition domain-containing protein, which translates to MINLIWMLLIVIGVVVAGVNGRMEEVNQALFAGAQQGVTLSLTLAGFLIFWLGMMKIAEVAGMIQKLGAWMRPLLHRIFPSIPANHPAMGYIVSNMTANLLGLGNAATPMGIKAMEALQSLNKDKETASPAMCTLVAINTASLTLVPLMVIGVRLQYGSFAATEIVAPAIIATTCSTLVAILVDRHFRRKNWRSP; encoded by the coding sequence ATGATCAATCTAATCTGGATGCTATTGATTGTAATCGGTGTGGTAGTTGCTGGAGTGAATGGAAGGATGGAAGAGGTAAATCAAGCGCTATTTGCGGGGGCTCAACAAGGGGTCACATTGAGTTTAACCTTGGCAGGCTTCTTAATCTTTTGGTTAGGGATGATGAAGATCGCAGAGGTGGCTGGGATGATTCAGAAGCTTGGTGCATGGATGCGTCCCTTGCTACATCGGATCTTTCCCTCCATCCCTGCTAATCATCCAGCCATGGGCTATATCGTATCCAATATGACCGCTAATCTCCTTGGCCTTGGTAATGCTGCCACGCCCATGGGGATCAAGGCGATGGAAGCGCTCCAATCCCTCAATAAGGATAAAGAGACAGCCTCACCGGCCATGTGTACACTTGTAGCCATCAATACTGCTAGTTTGACACTTGTGCCGCTTATGGTCATTGGTGTACGTCTCCAATATGGCTCCTTTGCTGCTACTGAAATTGTGGCCCCTGCTATTATTGCCACCACATGCTCAACGCTGGTTGCCATCCTCGTTGATCGGCACTTTCGCAGGAAAAACTGGAGAAGTCCATAG
- a CDS encoding D-alanyl-D-alanine carboxypeptidase family protein: MWGRILRMVMVVLILNLFRYSMLEVKAVPEPPSHSAKAAILFELTSGRILYEDNVDEQRSIASVTKVMTAIIAIEHGNLQDKVTTSENAYGMEGSSIYLRLNESLTLEDMLYGLMLISGNDAAVAIAEHIGGSVEGFAILMNEKARELGMRDTQLSNPHGLEAPNHYSTARDLALLTSYAMKNETFRKIVGTVRKEAPYEGESYNRVWINKNRMLYRYDGTIGVKTGFTTQAGRTLITAAERNGLQLGVVTLADGDDWRDHAAFYDYGFANYQMYTLVEPETNLSQLSIEQGFLLPADAKITTTFRYPLLPEEEGAISYHFVPFDQKTREASFDQVGILQIKLQGRSVGQIPVWRGAETDAASISDVKERNWVDVWWRSFFRVSFVTVGGKR, translated from the coding sequence ATGTGGGGACGGATCCTTAGGATGGTCATGGTGGTATTGATTCTTAATCTATTTCGTTATAGCATGCTGGAGGTAAAGGCCGTACCAGAACCACCAAGTCATTCTGCAAAAGCAGCGATCTTGTTCGAGCTAACTAGCGGTCGGATTCTCTATGAGGATAATGTAGACGAACAGCGGAGCATCGCTAGTGTAACCAAGGTGATGACCGCAATCATTGCTATTGAGCATGGCAATCTTCAGGATAAGGTAACAACCAGTGAGAATGCCTATGGCATGGAGGGCTCCTCCATTTATCTACGATTGAATGAGAGCTTAACCCTTGAAGATATGCTCTATGGGCTCATGCTAATCTCAGGAAATGATGCAGCGGTAGCCATTGCAGAGCATATCGGTGGCTCTGTGGAGGGCTTTGCCATCCTGATGAATGAGAAAGCCCGTGAGCTAGGAATGCGGGATACACAATTAAGTAACCCCCATGGCTTAGAAGCACCCAATCACTATTCAACGGCACGTGATCTGGCACTTCTGACCAGTTATGCCATGAAGAATGAGACCTTTCGTAAAATTGTGGGTACCGTACGTAAGGAGGCACCCTATGAGGGGGAATCATACAACCGAGTCTGGATTAATAAGAATCGCATGCTCTACCGTTATGATGGAACCATCGGCGTAAAAACTGGTTTTACGACGCAAGCAGGTCGAACTTTAATCACCGCTGCGGAACGGAATGGTCTTCAGTTAGGGGTGGTTACCCTCGCTGATGGAGATGACTGGCGGGATCATGCAGCATTTTATGATTATGGCTTTGCCAACTATCAAATGTATACCTTAGTGGAACCTGAAACCAATCTCTCTCAGCTTTCCATCGAGCAAGGCTTTCTCTTACCAGCAGATGCTAAGATAACCACTACCTTTCGTTATCCTTTACTACCTGAAGAAGAAGGAGCCATCTCCTATCATTTTGTTCCCTTTGATCAAAAGACTAGGGAGGCGAGCTTTGATCAAGTGGGCATTCTTCAGATCAAGCTCCAAGGGAGGAGCGTTGGGCAAATTCCAGTATGGCGTGGAGCGGAAACAGATGCTGCAAGCATCAGTGATGTGAAAGAGAGGAATTGGGTTGATGTATGGTGGCGTTCGTTCTTCCGCGTTTCTTTTGTGACTGTGGGGGGAAAACGATGA
- the scpB gene encoding SMC-Scp complex subunit ScpB, producing the protein MEVQEIKAVMEGLLFVSGDEGMEAKELAHILELEEEMVIDLIYDLQADFDREGRGLQIVQLAHTFQLTTRPDHYPYFKKLAESPHTSTLSQAALETLAIVAYRQPITRPEIEEIRGVKSERAIQTLVAKELIEEVGRQEGSGRPILYGTSRQFLDYFGLSRLEDLPPLPETILDDERFEEEKARLLQMLDDDSASTSS; encoded by the coding sequence ATGGAAGTTCAAGAAATCAAAGCGGTGATGGAAGGCTTGCTCTTCGTCAGTGGGGATGAAGGGATGGAAGCGAAGGAGCTCGCCCATATTTTAGAGCTAGAGGAGGAGATGGTTATCGATCTAATCTATGACCTCCAAGCCGATTTTGATCGTGAGGGTCGAGGCTTACAGATCGTCCAGCTCGCCCATACCTTTCAATTGACGACGCGTCCTGATCACTATCCGTATTTCAAGAAGCTGGCAGAGTCGCCCCATACCAGTACACTCTCTCAGGCCGCTTTAGAGACGCTAGCCATCGTCGCCTATCGTCAGCCCATCACCCGTCCAGAGATCGAAGAGATTCGCGGTGTGAAATCAGAGCGAGCCATTCAGACGCTAGTTGCCAAGGAACTGATTGAAGAAGTGGGGCGACAAGAGGGGAGTGGGCGACCCATTCTCTATGGGACCAGCCGTCAGTTCCTCGATTACTTTGGCCTCTCACGATTGGAGGATTTACCACCACTACCCGAGACCATCCTTGATGATGAGCGTTTTGAAGAAGAGAAGGCACGATTATTACAAATGTTAGATGATGATTCAGCAAGCACATCCTCCTAA